ACCTTGTAGAAGCACATATCCGTCCTTCGCTGTACCGCCACACGCTAGTTTTGTTTTAAGGCTCTGTGCAAGCTTCTCTAATTCGGATTGCTTCATATTAAGCCCCTCTATCATCGTAGTCGGTTTTTTGAAGCGCCGCATATCCAACCTAATGATTATCCTACTCTCCTGCTTGTTAAGTTCCTCGCAGACGCAGAGATCACGTGGAAGTCCACATTTACTGCAGGTCTCGGCCATCACACCACCAGTCGATACCTTCCGGGTGTAGCGGGAATCGAGTAATCTTCCGGCTCCATCATCTTCCTACTACATGCGATTACGATAAAAGGGGTATAAAAATTTTAAAGAAGGGTAGACGTAGAGTCTAGTTAGCTGAGCTGCTTGTCTAGGTTGTTAGGCAAGGAAGGCTTTAATAACCCCGCCTATAGTTAGACTAAGAGGGGCCCTAGGGCCTTGTCTACCCTACTCGTTGCTGAGGGTATGCTCGCTCTACTCGGAGCATTCATAGGGCTATCCATAGCTTATATTTCGTTAATCGGATACAGAGAGACAGGCAGCCCAGCTCTGCTTAGGCTCACCTCAGCATTTATTCTCCTCTTCTTAGGCTTTACCTGTGAAGCACTTGCCGTATTTGGGTATGTTGGCGTGCTTCCTATCCTCGCCCTTGCAACAGCCTTCTTTACAATCGCCTCAAGTTTCTTAGAGACCTTAGGTTTCTTCTTCTTAGCCTTCTCGTATATACTTAACGTTAGGGCAACTCAGAGGGTCTCAGTTATGCCCTTGATACTCCCGCTAAGCCTACCCGTTATTCAAATTTCAGCTGCTCTGAAGTCTATTTCTTTTTACCTACTAATATATGCGGCGGTAGAAACCGCTATATCATATATGAAGACGAGGAGGGCTGAAACGTTAGTGTTATCTCTTGGCCTCATATTCCTCGCTGTAAGCGAGCTCATAAGGTGGATAAGCTACGTTGAGTTATCTTGGCCGTTTTGGTACTCTACATCTCTGGTTCTAAAGTTGATAGGGTTCTCAGCCCTCTTAGCCCCGATAGTTAAGTTCGCTTCATTAAAGGGTGGTGTCTTAAAGAATGGTGTATAGAAACTCTTTACGAATCGTCGTCGATATACTCACGATCGCAAAGAATTCTGACTCAGAAAAGGGTGTTGGTATAACAACTCTGCTTCGCAAGGGTAATATATCGTACTCACGGTTAAGCCGCTTATTAAAAGACTTGGTCAAATGTGGGCTCATCGAGGAGGTCAACGCAGAGAGGGGTATGAGATACAGAATTAGTGATCAAGGGCGCCAGTTCCTTGTCGCATATTCACGCTTCGAAGAATTTGCTCAATCTTTTGGGTTGCGCCTTTAGTGGCTCTTCTCAGCTAATCTGTATATGTTTTGGTAGGCCTCCCGATACGCTGGGTCTAAAGACAATTTCTTCTCTAACCTCTTAACAACCTTCTCTAACGCTGCTCCTCTCTCCACATATTGGCTGAGTTTCCTCGCCGCATCAAGATACCGCTTGACTACTTCCTGTGAATATGGGTTCTTTGTTAATAACGTGGAGATGAGGTGTCCGCTGCTCTGAATAACAGCTTCCAGTAGGTCAAGTTGCATAGACAATGTTGTCCCAGCATACTGCCGTAGCTTCACTACTTTAAGCTTCGATATAGAAAGACCGAAAGCGAGATTCACAAAGTAAGGTAAGGTTAGAGAGAAGGCTATCATCCTATCATGCTCTTCCACATCGCACTTTACAAAACTGGCCTCTGGAAAAAGCTGTCTAGCTAACTCAGCCTCACGCTCTAGATTCTGCACTTTGACCACGACTATGCGCCCAGACTTTAAATCGGTCAGACCTGGGCCGAATAAGGGATGCAATGAAAGAGGTGTAATATGTTTAGGTAGCCGTCTTAAGGCTGAAATTGTGGGGCTCTTCAGGGACGAGATTTCCACTAGCAGCGCGCTGCTTTCTCTAACCCTTCCTATCTCTGCCACCATTTTAGGCGTAGCTTCTATAGGTATTGAGAGAAATATAACATCAGACCTATAGATACACTCCTTTAGGGTTGGTGTAAACTCTGCGCCCATCTCTTTTGCTAACGCTTCAGCGTCTTTCCTCCTCTTATCATAGATCCTAACCTTGTGCCCCTCCTTGATAAAGTAGTTGGTGAACCACCTCCCCATGCTGCCAGCAGCGCCTACTACAGCTATATTCACAGCATCTCACGCATCCTCGCCACCCCTTCACGCAGCTCTTCTTCTGGTCTGCAGAACGACAACCTAATAAATTGAGGGTAGTTCCCGAAGCCTGAGCCCGGTGTTAGGGCTACTCGATGCTTCTTAAGCATCTGCTCAACGAACTCTTCACCGCTTATACCACCTTTAAGTTTAAAGAAGATGTAAAAGGCGCCGTCAGGCTCCTTATACTCTATTGGTAGAGGCTTAAGTAGCGATGTTACGAGCTCACGCCTCTTCTTCATCTCTGCTACATAGACGTCAACTTCATCAAAGCAGTCCAGCGCCGCTACACCAGCCAACTGAATAGGCTCTGGAACGCAAGTGTAGAGGTCCCCTGCGAGGTCTGCGATGGTGTCGCAGCGTTCGCTTGATGTGATTATGTATCCGAGTCTGAAGCCTGTCATACCCCAGGCTTTAGAGAATGTGCCTATTACTATCTTTTCGCAGTCTTCTGCTAGTAGGCTGTGGCGGTTTTCGTATGAGAATTCCGTGTATGCTTCGTCGCTTAATATGGTTAAGTTGTGTTTGGCAGCTATTTCTATTATTGATTCGATGGTTCTTCTTTTCAGAGATTTGCCAGTTGGATTGCTGGGCGAATTTAGAATGATGGTCTTTGTTGTCTCATCTATCAGCTCCTCTATTTTGTTTACATCAAGCTCCCATTCGTCTTCGAGCTTTGTATGCACGACCCTAGCTCTACAACCAAAGGATTCAACGCATTTCCTATAGGCTGGCCAAGATGGTTCGATGATTATTGCTGAGTCGCCTTGGCTTAAGGTGGCTGAGAGTGCAAGAGTGAGAGCCGCCTTCCCTCCTGGTGTAATTAGGACTTCGTTTGGTTTGATAGACGCTCCCCATCTTTCACTCATCTTATCTGCTAAGGCTCTTCTTAACTCAGGTAGACCGTACTTTGAGGTGTAGTGTGTGCGCCCCTCTTTAAGCGCTTTTACCGTAGCATCTAATACTCTTTGCGGCGGGCCAAAGTCAGGTTCACCAACTTCTAAATGGATTACTTTTGAGCCTTGCTCCTCTAGGCGCCGACTTTCTTCAAATACAGTTGTGGGTGTGATTAGAGGTTTGTACGCTGGTTTCTGTAAGGCTATCGATTCCGAAATAAGTAGGTTAAGAAGTTTAAGTCCTTTGGCTGGGTCCAAGCTGTATTTGCTACATATCTCTCTGATCTGATTAGCCAAATTCTTCTCTACTCGGTAATCATCGATAGATAGGTTGAGCTTCGCTTTTAGAGACGCTATCTTGCTTACTAGGAGCGTCCTTTGGCAGAACGCTTCAGCTATTATGCGCGTCTTTTCAGCTATCTGCTCTCTGATCTCTTCAAGCAGTTCACGATCATCCAAAGTGGCTCACTTCTCTACTACCGCTGGTATGTACCCGCCTCTCAGGGCCAGATCTGCCAAAACTATCGCTGTTACCGCCTCAACTATAGGAACAGCCCTCGGTACAACACAGGGATCGTGGCGCCCCTTGACCACTATCTCTACTTCCTTCATAGATCTGAGGTTGACGGTCTTCTGCTTCTTTGCTATGGATGATGGTGGTTTGAAGGCTGCTCGGAACACAAGCGGCATACCAGTCGATAACCCGCCGAGCACCCCGCCTGAGCGGTTGGTTAAAGTTACAATCTTACCGTCTCGGACGGTGAATTCGTCATTGTCTTCTGATCCTTTGACCCTTGCTGCTTGGAAGCCTAAGCCAAATTCTACGCCCTTAACCGCTGGTATGGAGAATATTGCTTTGCTGAGCTCGCTATCGAGCGAGCTAAATATGGGCTCTCCGACACCAGCCCTTAAGCCATCTACTATGCATTCTACGATGCCGCCTACACTATCTCCTTCTTCTTTCGCCTCAAGTATCTTCTCCCTCATGAGTTTCGCCGCTTCTTCGTCCGGGCATCTGACCTCATTAAGGTACCTACGCCGCTCTATCTCATCTAAACTCATTTCAGACGCTTTTATGCCTGCTATCTCTTTTGTGTAGGCTATTATACGCACACCTAAGCATCTGCTCAGCAGCTTCTTAGCAACAGCCCCGGCCATCACAAACCCAACGGTCACTCTTGCTGAAAAGCGCCCGCCCCCTCTATAGTCCTCAAACCCCAGATATTTTACACGCGCAGGGTAATCTGCGTGCCCCGGTCTGGGTGTGTCCTTAATCTCCTCATATGGTGTTGAATCTACGTCGCGATTCCAGACCACCATGCAGATAGGTGCGCCTGTTGTTCTGCTGTTAAAGACGCCGGAGAGGATGTCTACTCGGTCTGATTCCACTCTTGCTGTTGATATGGGGCTGCTTGGTCTTCTAAGGTCGACTTCACGCTGAATCTCCTCTACCTCTATAGGTAAGCCAGCTGGGCAGCCGTCTATAACCGCACCTACGCATCTACCGTGGCTTTCGCCGAAGCTCATAACTGCAAAGCGCTCACCTATTAGGTTAGCCGGCATCTTGCTCCACTTCCAGAGATGCACCCAGCTTCCTCATATCTTCTATGAAGGTCGGGTATGAGACATCGACACTTTCAGCACCTATCACTTCACATCCGCTTTGTGTTGCTAACCCAGCTAGGCAGAATGCCATGAATAGGCGATGGTCGCCTTTTGAGTCAAGTGTGCACCTCTTAAGCGTGCCTCCTTTGATCTTCAAGCCGTCTTCGTAGAGCATTACTTCGGCGCCCATCCTACTCAACTCCTCAGCCAACACAGTCAACCTATCTGTTTCTTTGTATCTAGCGTGCGCCACCCCCCTTACCTCCACACCCTCCCTACACCTCAACCCAAGCACAGCTACTACTGGTAGGAGGTCTGGGCAATCTGATAAGTCGAATACCCCACCCTTTAGCATATCTTTAGAGCCCCTAACTCTAACAGACCCCTCCTTAACCTCCGCTTCAGCACCAAGATCTCGTAGGATCTCTATGATGCTGCTGTCCGCCTGTGGTTGTTGCAAGGAGAGGTTACCGACTTCGACTTCACCGCCTGTAAGTGCTGCTGAGGCTACTATGAAGGCTGCCGAGCTGAAGTCGCCCGGGATATCTACTTCTGTAGGCTTGTATCTTTGACCGTGTGGTATGTGGAAGACCCCTTCCCTAGGGCTCGCTACCTCGCCGCCGAATTCACGAATAGTGTGGAGGGTTGCTTCAACATATGGTCTTGAGACCAACTTGCCGGCTACTTGAATCGTTGTGTCGTTGTCAGCGAGAGGTGTTGCTATAAGTAGGGAGGAGATGAACTGAGATGAAATATCCCCCCTTATCACAGCGACGCCACCTTTTATGCCACCACCCTGCACCAAGATGGGTGGCTTACCGTTAAGTCTGGTAGACCAGCATTTTACACCTAGCTGCGTTAGAGCGTCTAAAAGTGGTTGCATCGGTCTCTGCCTTAGGCTGCTGTCTCCCGTGAGCACGGTATAGCCGCTGGGGGTTAGAGCTGATACTGAGGTCATTATTCTGATGGTAGTGCCAGAGTTTTCCGCATCTATCACATCCTCGGGGGTCTGGGGGCGATCAACACCTCTAACTGATAGAGAGATATTTTGCTTGGTTACTTCGGCGCCGATTGCTTTAACCGCTTCTATTGTCGCATTTGTATCTCTAGCCGATAGAGGTCGGTTGATCTTTGAGAGACCGTCGCTGAGCGCTGCTAGTATAACCGCTCTATGCGTGTAGCTCTTGCTCGGCGGCGCTTCGACAAAACCATTAACGACTGAAGGATATACTTTAACCTTAACCACTGGCCAGCACCCTCGCCCGCCTATTATTAACTTTAGTTAAGATAACCTTGCCGCCTAAGTTCTGTAATGCTGAAACCAGCTCATTAACAAACTCGCTTCTGCAGAGCGCAGATACCGCTGGCCCGGTTCCTGAGAGCCCAGCGGCTAGAGCACCGTGCTTTATGGCTTCTGCAGCAGCCCTTACATCAAAGCCTAGTGCTGCTGAGTAGACCAACCCGTTTATGGTTAGGGCTTCTAGATATTTACCTTCTGAGGCTAGCTTGAATGCTTGTAGAGCGAAGGGTTTGAATCGCTCCACATTCTGCCTGCTTATCTTCTGCTTCTCCAACCTTTCTTCAGGCACATAAATCACCACCTCTAGGTCTTCAGGTCCCTGCTCTCTTTTTAGGAGCTTGAGGTTTGTGTTGTCTGTGAGGCAGTAGCCGCCGAAGTAGCTTGCGCAGGCATCGTCAAAAGCGCCTGTTATGGTTACCTTCGCTTTGATGGCGGCGTTAACGCCTATCTTGACGAGCTCTAAATCATCGACCTCCGTGCCTAAAGCTGCTTTGGCAGCTAGCGCGATGGCGTTCGCAGCTGCGCTTGAGCTCTTGAGCCCTCTTGCCAACGGTATCTCTGAGTATGTGGTGACCTCTGCGCCTACCCTTCTTTTGGCTAGAGCTTCTATTATCGCTTGTGCCATAATCTTAGAGGATTCTACGTCGCTGGGTTGGTGCTCTACCCCCTCTAACCTCACATCCACCCCCTCGGTTCCATCGATTATCTTGACTTCAGCTTCGAGCCTCAAGCATACACCGAGTGAGCATCCTAAACCTGTTGCAACCGCGTTTACTACAGAGACGGCGCCGTATGCTTCAGCCCTACCCCACATCCTCAACACCGAGCTCCATCTTCAAAGCCTTGAGCATAGCTTCCTTAGGAGGCTCGAGCCCAGTCCAGATACTAAAGGATTCTGCTGCTTGCTCAAGTAGCATCTTGTAGCCAGAGATGGTTGTTGCACCAGCCTCTTTAGCCTCCTTAAGGAGCTTGGTTTGGGTTGGTCTGTAGACTAGGTCGTAGACGATTAGATCGCTTCTTAGAAGAGCCTTAGGTATGATCGACTCATCCACATTCGGGTACATGCCGACAGGGGTTGCGTTGACCACCAAACTTGCTCTGCTAAGGGCTTCTTTTAGGCTCTCTTCGTTAAGATGCCCCACCTTCAGTTTAGTGTTGTGTTGCTTAGATAGGTTGAGGGCACGCTCTATACTTCTGTTAAGCACAATTACCTCTCTGCAACCAGCCTCTAGAAGTGCCCTTACACAAGCCTTTGCTGCGCCGCCCGCACCCAATATTAGAGCCGTCATCTCATTTAGTTTAAGATCGAGCTCCAGAAGCGGGGCTAAGAAGCCGATTACGTCTGTGTTATAGCCTAGTAGGGAGTCACCATCTAGCTTGACCGTGTTGACCGCACCAACCTTCGCAGCCGATGGATCTAGGTGTGTGAGCAGCGGGATAATCTGCTCTTTATAGGGTATTGTGACGTTAAAGCCGCAAACCTTAAGCGCTTTCAGACCCTTTATGGCATCTTCAAACACTGTAGGCTCTATGTCGAAGACGAGGTAGACCGCGTTTAGACCGAGTGCTTCAAATGCTGCGTTATGTATGGCTGGGGAGGCTGTATGTTCGAGCGGATGCCCAACTAACCCATAGATCTTGGTCTTATAGTCGATCTTCATAACCTAGCACACGATACAACCTAAGCGCTTCACTTAACTCTATCTGCCCTGGAGCAGTAGCCTCTTTCAAGCAACTGTAGACTATAGGAGAGCCGAGCATCGGAGCAAGCACCCTAGAAACGAGCCCTAACTCACCCATGCAGAACGCTATGAGCCTACCTTTCGGTGCTTGCTTCAGCACCTCCAAAACTCTAAGGTTGTCTTCGAACCTTCTCGCTGTGGTTACGACCTTACCCACGCCTCCGAAGCTCAACGCCTCCTCCACCCATCTGCTTAAGGTAGATTGGTTCGGTGTGTTGGTGAAGCTGTGCTTAGAGGCTATCAACGTGGTCTTTGTGTAAACTTCTGTAAGCTTCTTCTCTTTCTTCACGGTATCTAACTCTATATCGATGTAGGCTGGCTTAAGGTCTGTTAGGTGGTAGAGGAGCTGTATGCGTTTCGCTTCATCCCCTGTAAACCGCCCACCCTCTTTGCTAGATCTGAGAGTTAGGATGCACCTACCCTCTATACCCTTGGTCACGTTCTTCAGCTTCTCAACATCAAATGTTCGAAGGTAATCGAGTCTAAGCTCGACCAGATCAGCACCCAGCTTTATAGCAGCATCAGCCTTCTTTTTAAGGAGGGCGTAGGTTTTAGCACCTACCGAAACACATACCTTCATCCCTAAGATCCGACACCTATTTTTCTAAGATGTATTCGTCAACAGCTGCTCCGAAGTGCCTACCCTTCGCTTCCACTACACTAGCAAGTATGCGGTCGCCACGCTTAAGCTCGGTCACAGACTTCACCTTACCATCCTCGCAGACCAAGGCTATAGTCTCAGCGTTCTGAAGCAGTACGCTCCCAACCTCCTCTCCAAACGAGGCTTTAACTAAGACCATTGGTCTACGCTCTATCTTAACCCTACCTACTGTAGCTACTCTAGGCGGATCCTTAGGGCTCACCACCAGCACTTGGTCTCCGGCTTCAAGCTCAGACAAGTACTTTGTTCTGCCGTCTGGCATGAGTATGTAGCTGCTGACGCTCCCAGCGTTTACTCGGAAAGGTCTGGGTGAGGTGAACTTTGAACCCAAGGATTCGTTGTGAACAAGGAAGAAGAAGTTAGATCTACTACCTACGAGCAGCCCCTCGCCCAAGCTTAGCATCGAGGATGTATCTACACAAACCCTATCACCCACACCAGCCTCCCTAACCTCAAGCACCTCAACAGGCACAAGACGAACAAAGGAAACAGCCCTAAGATAGTCGAGGGTCTGCTTAACCTCCTCAAGACTAGAGGTTTTCAGCACAACACCATCCACACCACGCTCCAACACACCGAGCAGCGGCCTAACTTCGCTAGGCGAAGAAGCGTAAGCATATAGCTTGCAGCCACTTGACTGAAGCTCGGCTACGAGATTCTCTAATGGTATGATCTTCCAGTCAGCGGTTTCAACGAGCACGGCTTTAGCGCCTCTCTTTGCATCCACTATGATCTTCTCAAGATCTGCCCTATCCGTAATCCTCTTTCTCAGCACCAGTCCCCTAACCTCTTCAGCAGATTCAGAAGGTTGAATGAACTCCACATCAACACCCTCGACTGGTTTGCAGAGGAACTTCTTTACACCTAGAGCTTTGGCGCCCTCTATGAAGTTCGTTAGGTCGCTCGCTTTTACTATAGGTTCGATGATAACCTCTTTACCCTCGAACATTTCACTCATTCACTGCCTTAAGCGCTTCATCTACACCCACACCATCGAACACAAGCCTACTAAGAGCCTTCGTTATGCCACGCGGACTAGTGTGCTGGAAGACGTTCCTACCGAAGGTCACACCCATCGCCCCAGCGTCCAACGCGCCTTTAGCCATAAGCAGCACCTCCCTATCACTATTCACCTTAGGTCCGCCAGCTATAACTACTGGCACAGGGCATCCACGCACCACCTTGCTGAAGGTCTCTGGGCTTCCTGTGTAGACCGTCTTTACGATGTCAGCACCAGCCTCTGCACCAACCCTCGCTACGTGCGCAACCACATCTGGATCATACGGGTTCTTTATGTTCTCACCCCTCGGATACATCATAGCAATCAGAGGCATACCCCAGCTATCACATTCATCAGCAACAAGCCCCAAATCCTGCAACATCTCAGGCTCATCCTTACAACCTATGTTGATATGCACAGAGACAGCATCAGCACCCAACCTAATCGCTTCTTCAACACCCGCGACGAGCATCTTACGGTTAGGCGATGGACCGATATCTGTGCTGGCTGAGAGGTGCATAATTATACCAGTACCCGGGTGAGTTTGAAGACCCTTAAGGATACCTTTGTGAACAAGAATCGCCGAAGCCCCTCCCTCAGCGATCTGTTGAATCGTAAGATAAATTGTGTCAAGACCCTTCACCGGACCTATGCTGATGCCGTGATCCATTGGTATACAGAGCATCCTACCTTTTCTAGTCAGCCTAGCGATTCTAAGATGCTTACCCATCTTAACTCACCTCCTTTCTACTAGTCACCATCAACGCGTCTCGGAGAAGTGCAAGCGACTTATCTCGATCAGCCATCGAAACAAAGAGCCTTATCGATGAACCCGCTGTAACCAAGCCGTAGACGTTTATCCCGTGTCTAGCAAGCGGCTGAGTAACACGCTGAACCATACCTGGGCTGGTCTCCATAGCAGGGGCTTTAACAGTTATCATAACGAGGTTACCGTAGCTGCTGACCGCTTTCCCGAAGCCTGTCGAAACAACCCAAGAATGCAGCTTCCCTAAAACTTTGTCCCCATTTAATACATAGAGCACAATGGACTTCGGCTCAGAGCCCATAGAGATCACCCTACCCCCACCAGAGTAGACCGTATCTAATAGTTCACCAATGGCTCTGTATGAGCCGTTTATGTTGCCGACTACTGTTATCATAGTGACTGGATCTGGTAAGGCTTCGATATCTATGTTGAGAAGCGGCTCACCATCTATCATCGTCCCCTTATCTTCAGAATCGAGGCTCGCTATGTAGATAGGCACCCCCTCAGCCTTATACCTCAGTGCCTTATAATGTAGGAACTTCGCGCCGCCTAGACTAAGGGCTAACGCCTCCTCTGAGTCAAGAGTGCTTAAAGGCACTGCATCAGAAACCTTATCCGGGTCGCTGGAGAAGACCTTACCCACATCCTTAACAAGCACCACCTCCTTCGCCTTCAGAGCGCTTCCAAGGAGCACCGCTGTAGTGTCACTACCACCCCTACCGAGCGTGGTAATCTTACCATCCAGCGTCTTCCCAACGAATCCGCAGACCACAGGAACCTTACCCTCATTAAGCAGAGGCTTTAGCCGCTCCTCAACGAGCCGCTTCGTTTCTTCGTAGAGCGGGTTAGCGTCAAGATGGTTCGAATCTGTTACAATAGGCCAATGGGGTGAATCGGGGTCAACCGCAACAGCATCTAACCCGAATCCTTTCAGCGCAGCGGCAAAGAGCCTCGCGCTCGTACGCTCGCCCATAGAGAGGACCTCATCAAGCATTTCTGGGGTGATATTAGGGTTCGCCATACGCGCGGTTGAAAGTAGGGAGTCGGTTACACCACGCAGAGCCGAAACGACCACAACAACACCCAGACTTCCTGCATGCACATCCTTGACTCTCTGCGCTGCCTTCTTGATGTGCTCATCGCTGTCGAGCACCGAGCCTCCGAACTTAAAGACTACTACATCTTCTACCAACAGAAACACCCCTTAGAGATTTATTTATTCGATTGGAAGGAGGGTTGGATGATACTCGAAGGGTTCTATAATCGATGCTGGTTGAAAAGGTGATCACACTCGCGGTAAAGTAGATCGCCTCGCACTTCCCCTCCACCTTCCGTGCGGTATCTAACACGCCGTATATAAGTTCTTCTGCTTGATGTGCCTTTCATCGGGATAAGATTGTTGTGGTGTCGAGCTTCGGTAAGAAATATATATCTGTGCATCTACATTTGATAGTATGCCGATAGCGTTTGTTATGATTAATGCTGAGTTGGGTTCCGAGAAAGCACTGATAAAGGAGCTGCGCAACATCGAGGGTGTTGTTGAAGCGAACGAAGTCTATGGGGTATATGATATCGTAGTTAAAGTGGATCTTCCGACTATGGATAAACTTAAAGAAGTGATCTCAAGAAAGATACGTGGGTTAAGCGGGGTTCGCTCAACACTAACTATGATGGTGATAGAATAGGTGTAGAACCCACTTTAACATAAGGCTGAAAACTGATGGCACTAAGGTTCTTCAACACCCTCGGCAGGAGAGCAGAGGAGTTTATCCCGCTACAGCACGGAGTGGTCAAGATCTATACTTGTGGACCAACGGTTTATGATTACGCGCATATAGGGAACTTTCGAACATTTGTCTTCCAAGACCTACTTAGGAGGTACTTGAAGTATAAGGGCTACTCGGTCTTTCAGGTTCAGAATCTAACCGATGTTGACGATAAGACTATAAGGGCGTCGAGGGAGCAAGGCGTTTCTCTTAGAGAGTATACAGATCGATACATCAAAGCCTACTTTCAAGACGTCGATACTTTAGGTATAGAGAGGGCCGAGGTCTATCCGAGGGCGACTGAGCACATACCTGAGATGGTTTTGTTAATTAAGAGGCTTCTTGAAAAAGGGTTTGCCTACTTCTCTGAGGGCTCGGTCTATTATAGGGTATCAGCCTTCAAAGATTATGGTAAGCTTTCTGGTGTTAGAAGCGCTGGTCTTAGGGTTGAGAGAGTGAAGTCTGACGAGTATTCTAAAGAGGAGGCAAGAGACTTCGCACTCTGGAAGGCGTGGGATGAGGAGGACGGAGACGTCTTCTGGGTAACCGAGTTGGGTAAGGGTAGACCAGGCTGGCATATAGAGTGCTCTGCTATGTCTATGAAGTATCTGGGTGAAACATTCGATATTCATTCAGGTGGTGTTGACCTCATATTCCCCCATCACGAGAACGAGATCGCTCAGTCAGAAGCTGTTACAGGTAAGCCCTTAGCTAGATACTGGGTGCACTGTGAACATCTTCTTGTCAACGGGCAGAAGATGGCGAAGTCGCTTGGCAACTATTTTACGCTAAGGGACCTCTTAGCGAGAGGCTATAGCCCAACCGCTATAAGATTTCTACTGCTCTCAGCGCATTATAGGGATAGGTTGAACTTCACCTTTGAGGG
This genomic stretch from Nitrososphaerota archaeon harbors:
- a CDS encoding 3-dehydroquinate synthase, with the translated sequence MFEGKEVIIEPIVKASDLTNFIEGAKALGVKKFLCKPVEGVDVEFIQPSESAEEVRGLVLRKRITDRADLEKIIVDAKRGAKAVLVETADWKIIPLENLVAELQSSGCKLYAYASSPSEVRPLLGVLERGVDGVVLKTSSLEEVKQTLDYLRAVSFVRLVPVEVLEVREAGVGDRVCVDTSSMLSLGEGLLVGSRSNFFFLVHNESLGSKFTSPRPFRVNAGSVSSYILMPDGRTKYLSELEAGDQVLVVSPKDPPRVATVGRVKIERRPMVLVKASFGEEVGSVLLQNAETIALVCEDGKVKSVTELKRGDRILASVVEAKGRHFGAAVDEYILEK
- a CDS encoding class I fructose-bisphosphate aldolase family protein; this translates as MGKHLRIARLTRKGRMLCIPMDHGISIGPVKGLDTIYLTIQQIAEGGASAILVHKGILKGLQTHPGTGIIMHLSASTDIGPSPNRKMLVAGVEEAIRLGADAVSVHINIGCKDEPEMLQDLGLVADECDSWGMPLIAMMYPRGENIKNPYDPDVVAHVARVGAEAGADIVKTVYTGSPETFSKVVRGCPVPVVIAGGPKVNSDREVLLMAKGALDAGAMGVTFGRNVFQHTSPRGITKALSRLVFDGVGVDEALKAVNE
- a CDS encoding Lrp/AsnC family transcriptional regulator; this encodes MPIAFVMINAELGSEKALIKELRNIEGVVEANEVYGVYDIVVKVDLPTMDKLKEVISRKIRGLSGVRSTLTMMVIE
- a CDS encoding cysteine--tRNA ligase: MALRFFNTLGRRAEEFIPLQHGVVKIYTCGPTVYDYAHIGNFRTFVFQDLLRRYLKYKGYSVFQVQNLTDVDDKTIRASREQGVSLREYTDRYIKAYFQDVDTLGIERAEVYPRATEHIPEMVLLIKRLLEKGFAYFSEGSVYYRVSAFKDYGKLSGVRSAGLRVERVKSDEYSKEEARDFALWKAWDEEDGDVFWVTELGKGRPGWHIECSAMSMKYLGETFDIHSGGVDLIFPHHENEIAQSEAVTGKPLARYWVHCEHLLVNGQKMAKSLGNYFTLRDLLARGYSPTAIRFLLLSAHYRDRLNFTFEGLMHAENTVRRLQEFNLRLSTGKPSSSEDRLAESVEEYRRKFEEEMDNDLNAPAALAVFFEFMREVNKALDEGKISQRDLEFCRAFVNSFNAIFNVIPQYEEKLEPELQALIKEREEARRRKDWATADKIREELRRRGVLLEDTPQGVRWRRVKPLTP